In Fluviicola taffensis DSM 16823, the following are encoded in one genomic region:
- the ftsA gene encoding cell division protein FtsA has protein sequence MSAGKKIVVGLDIGTTKIACLVGTKNEHGKIEIISMGKSESLGVARGIVSNIEKTVQSIKSAVEEAQNRVDADLIIRVVNVGIAGQHIKSLQHRGIYTRNNPDVEISQKDINALIDDMYKLVMPPGEEIIHVLPQEYIVDNETGIIDPIGMMGVRLEANFHIITGQINAAKNIKICVDKSGLQVKDIILEPIASADAVLNDEEKEAGVVLVDIGGGTTDVAIFHEGVIRHTAVIPFGGNVITDDIKEGCTILRRHAEALKVKFGSALASESLETEVVCIPGLRGRDPKEITLRNLASIIQARMEEIIEHVHYEIVNSGYEKRMIAGIVVTGGGSQLKHITQLFEYMTGMTTRIGLPTEHLASTNTIEAITSPMYATGIGLVMKGFENDVPQKAVTEAVTGQVKGHSTKTRGSFFDTLLTKSKNFFAEEE, from the coding sequence ATGTCAGCGGGAAAAAAGATTGTAGTTGGATTGGATATTGGGACCACTAAAATTGCATGTTTGGTGGGAACGAAGAATGAACATGGGAAAATTGAAATTATTTCCATGGGAAAAAGCGAGTCTTTAGGTGTTGCCAGAGGAATCGTGTCCAATATTGAGAAAACAGTGCAGTCTATTAAATCGGCAGTAGAAGAAGCTCAAAACCGAGTGGATGCAGATTTGATTATTCGCGTGGTGAATGTAGGGATCGCTGGTCAGCACATTAAAAGCTTACAGCACCGAGGGATATATACAAGAAACAATCCAGATGTTGAGATTTCTCAAAAGGATATCAATGCATTGATTGATGATATGTATAAATTGGTAATGCCTCCAGGAGAAGAAATTATCCATGTGTTGCCACAGGAATATATTGTTGATAACGAAACAGGTATTATTGATCCAATTGGAATGATGGGAGTTCGCTTAGAGGCAAATTTCCACATTATTACAGGTCAAATAAATGCGGCGAAGAATATTAAGATTTGTGTTGATAAATCTGGACTTCAAGTAAAAGATATCATTTTGGAGCCTATTGCTTCTGCAGATGCTGTTTTGAACGACGAAGAGAAAGAAGCTGGAGTGGTTTTGGTTGATATCGGTGGTGGAACTACGGATGTTGCTATTTTCCACGAAGGAGTTATTCGTCATACAGCTGTTATTCCTTTCGGAGGAAATGTGATTACTGACGATATCAAAGAGGGATGTACGATTTTACGCCGTCATGCGGAAGCATTGAAAGTAAAATTCGGTTCTGCTTTGGCTTCAGAAAGTTTGGAAACAGAAGTTGTTTGTATTCCAGGTTTAAGAGGAAGAGATCCAAAAGAGATTACACTTCGTAATTTGGCAAGTATCATTCAGGCTCGTATGGAAGAAATCATTGAGCATGTTCACTACGAAATTGTGAATTCTGGATATGAGAAGAGAATGATAGCTGGAATTGTAGTTACTGGAGGTGGTTCTCAATTGAAACACATCACTCAGTTGTTTGAGTATATGACTGGGATGACAACAAGAATTGGGCTTCCAACAGAGCATTTGGCTTCTACAAATACGATTGAAGCAATTACGTCTCCGATGTATGCAACGGGTATTGGATTGGTGATGAAAGGATTTGAAAACGATGTTCCTCAGAAGGCCGTAACAGAAGCTGTAACTGGGCAAGTAAAAGGACATTCTACGAAAACGAGAGGAAGTTTCTTTGATACTTTGTTAACAAAGAGTAAAAATTTCTTCGCGGAAGAGGAGTAA
- the murG gene encoding undecaprenyldiphospho-muramoylpentapeptide beta-N-acetylglucosaminyltransferase, whose protein sequence is MKELKKIVISGGGTGGHIFPALAIANEIKKRFPQVEILFVGAEGKMEMEKVPAAGYKIVGLPIVGLQRKLTLKNLALPFKLLKSLSLAKNILKDFKPQVVIGVGGYASGPTLKMAQRLGIPTLIQEQNSYPGKTNRLLSKKVKAVCTAYEGLDTVFPPETIRLTGNPVREELNQTNLSREEAFAEFPVLDPTKKTILVMGGSLGARTLNEGVIYGLDQLADANTQILWQCGKYYFEAMKKEVEIRKKAAIYLTDFIARMDAAYAVADVIVSRAGALSISELCIVGKPIILVPSPNVSEDHQTKNAMALVNGQAAILIKDDVAKEQLISEAIGILNNEDKGHGLRIAIKRMAKPNATKDIVDVIEQLA, encoded by the coding sequence ATGAAAGAATTAAAAAAAATAGTGATATCGGGTGGCGGAACAGGCGGACATATCTTTCCTGCTTTGGCCATTGCGAATGAGATTAAAAAGCGTTTTCCTCAAGTAGAAATCCTATTTGTTGGTGCTGAAGGGAAAATGGAAATGGAAAAAGTTCCAGCTGCGGGCTATAAAATTGTTGGTTTGCCTATTGTTGGTCTCCAACGAAAATTGACCTTGAAGAATTTAGCGCTTCCTTTCAAATTACTCAAGAGTCTTTCATTGGCAAAGAATATCTTGAAAGATTTTAAACCGCAAGTGGTTATTGGAGTTGGGGGATATGCTAGCGGACCCACATTGAAAATGGCGCAACGTTTAGGAATTCCCACCCTGATTCAAGAACAAAATTCATATCCAGGAAAAACCAACCGCTTATTGTCTAAGAAAGTGAAAGCAGTTTGTACCGCTTATGAAGGTTTGGATACTGTTTTTCCACCAGAAACGATTCGTTTAACGGGGAATCCTGTTCGGGAAGAGTTGAATCAAACAAATTTAAGCAGAGAAGAAGCCTTTGCGGAATTTCCAGTATTGGATCCTACAAAGAAAACCATTTTGGTAATGGGCGGAAGTTTAGGTGCTCGTACTTTGAATGAAGGAGTGATTTATGGATTGGATCAATTGGCTGATGCAAACACCCAAATTTTGTGGCAATGCGGGAAGTATTATTTCGAAGCCATGAAAAAAGAAGTAGAGATTCGGAAAAAAGCTGCAATTTATTTGACTGATTTTATTGCCAGAATGGATGCCGCTTATGCGGTTGCAGATGTGATTGTTTCACGTGCCGGAGCATTATCTATTTCTGAATTGTGCATTGTAGGAAAACCTATTATTTTGGTTCCTTCCCCAAATGTTTCTGAAGATCACCAAACCAAAAATGCCATGGCTTTAGTGAATGGTCAGGCAGCTATTTTGATTAAAGATGATGTAGCAAAAGAACAATTGATTTCAGAAGCTATTGGGATTTTAAATAATGAAGATAAGGGGCATGGGTTACGTATTGCAATTAAAAGAATGGCAAAACCCAATGCAACAAAAGATATTGTGGATGTGATTGAACAATTGGCGTAG
- a CDS encoding response regulator transcription factor: protein MKVILADDHPIFRSGLQFLLQSSFEEVEIQAYENGSEVIENIPHFNPDIVLLDIDMPVKNGLETCSEIQQEFPDLAVIILSIHKTTDVIKLAFYNGAKGYLIKDNTSEEIVECINWVLAGKTYLPLVLRDQHNKREIDPRMDLITDEIKSLTPTELKVLKLVSKKYSSKDIANMLFVSPKSVENYRSRICKKLNLDARNNSLILWVMENKFLLDSDQLQ, encoded by the coding sequence ATGAAAGTAATTCTAGCTGATGATCATCCCATATTTAGAAGCGGGCTTCAATTTCTTCTTCAATCTTCCTTTGAAGAAGTGGAAATACAGGCCTACGAAAATGGATCTGAAGTCATTGAAAACATTCCTCATTTCAATCCAGACATTGTTCTTCTAGATATTGATATGCCTGTAAAAAACGGCCTGGAGACTTGCAGTGAAATTCAACAAGAATTTCCAGATTTAGCAGTCATTATATTATCTATCCATAAAACTACAGATGTTATTAAACTCGCCTTTTACAATGGCGCAAAAGGTTATTTAATCAAAGACAATACTTCAGAAGAAATTGTAGAATGCATCAATTGGGTACTAGCTGGAAAAACTTACCTTCCATTGGTCCTAAGAGACCAACACAACAAACGCGAAATAGATCCTCGCATGGATTTAATTACAGATGAAATCAAATCATTAACACCTACTGAATTAAAGGTTTTAAAGTTAGTTAGCAAAAAATACTCCAGCAAAGATATTGCTAATATGCTTTTTGTATCGCCCAAATCAGTTGAAAACTATCGTTCACGTATTTGCAAAAAACTGAATCTAGATGCCAGAAATAATAGCTTAATTCTTTGGGTTATGGAAAATAAATTCCTTTTGGATTCAGACCAACTTCAATAA
- a CDS encoding cell division protein FtsQ/DivIB, translating into MKDKLKIAAWALFAVGIISILYLARKSQDEAIALKPTISISVVDENAFLTEMELLARLERLNLLYPNQLMKNLKTTDIEVHIRKMHEVEEVNVFKQLGGNWGIRLKIRQPYARVFNQFGESFYVDSKGATMAPSTNFTARILVFSGNIKDKIDTLLVSDIEANPKLKNERSLDEIFRISKVIHESPFLSAQISQVHRDKWGDFILIPRVGAQRIVLGPASTEKDVNEKLKKLVVFYNNGLPFVGWNKYKTINLKYRNQVVCTYMNDTL; encoded by the coding sequence TTGAAGGATAAACTGAAAATAGCAGCTTGGGCATTATTTGCTGTTGGAATCATCTCCATACTTTATCTTGCACGTAAAAGTCAGGATGAGGCAATTGCTTTGAAGCCAACAATCTCTATTTCAGTAGTAGATGAGAATGCATTTTTGACAGAAATGGAGCTCTTAGCTCGTTTGGAGAGATTGAATCTGCTTTATCCAAATCAACTTATGAAAAACTTAAAAACTACAGATATTGAAGTTCATATTCGGAAAATGCACGAGGTGGAAGAGGTGAATGTTTTTAAGCAGTTGGGAGGAAATTGGGGGATTCGTTTAAAAATCAGGCAGCCATACGCGCGCGTTTTTAACCAATTTGGGGAAAGTTTTTATGTTGATTCAAAAGGAGCAACAATGGCTCCGTCGACCAATTTCACTGCTCGCATTTTAGTTTTTAGCGGAAACATTAAGGATAAAATAGACACTTTATTAGTTAGTGATATTGAGGCGAATCCAAAACTCAAAAATGAACGAAGTTTGGACGAGATTTTCCGCATTTCAAAAGTTATTCATGAAAGTCCATTTTTATCAGCACAAATTAGTCAAGTCCATAGAGATAAATGGGGCGATTTTATTTTAATTCCTCGAGTTGGAGCTCAACGGATTGTTTTAGGACCTGCATCTACTGAAAAGGATGTAAATGAGAAATTGAAAAAGTTGGTGGTCTTTTACAACAATGGATTACCATTCGTTGGTTGGAATAAATACAAGACAATCAATCTGAAATACCGCAACCAAGTGGTATGTACTTATATGAACGACACGCTCTAG
- the murC gene encoding UDP-N-acetylmuramate--L-alanine ligase gives MGAIKMELDNIKRFYFIGIGGIGMSALARYFKAKGFDVAGYDKTPSPLTDELQKEGIPVHFDDLGENIPSEYRTIESTLAVYTPAIPKNMGELVYVEKRHKVLKRSEVLGLITQTSKGLGVAGTHGKTTTSTMLAYVLSQSHLKCSAFLGGISSNFNSNVLVDASADYSVIEADEFDRSFLRLKPYASIITAMDPDHLDIYGTEELFQEGFQEYANKHSDNQLLIYKYNLPLKQTGFRGISYGINTPSAQVNGSNLHYEDGKFILDIQFQDELWESVSLGLPGIHNAENALAVAMMCRELGLSEEEIRSGLKNFKGVKRRFEYHLRTEKLIYIDDYAHHPTEIAALVSSIRLLYPDKKIIGVFQPHLFSRTRDFEDGFVVELSKLDQAIIMPIYPAREEPIEGVTSDELVRKIGKKASLKTPKEVLEFMSSVDEGVVLTIGAGDIDRIVPEVGKILENK, from the coding sequence ATGGGAGCAATAAAAATGGAATTAGACAATATAAAACGTTTTTACTTCATAGGCATCGGCGGAATCGGGATGTCTGCCTTGGCACGCTATTTCAAAGCGAAAGGGTTTGATGTTGCTGGTTACGATAAAACGCCTTCACCTTTGACAGATGAGTTACAAAAAGAAGGAATCCCTGTTCATTTTGACGATTTGGGAGAAAACATTCCTTCTGAATATCGAACTATTGAATCTACATTAGCGGTTTACACACCAGCTATTCCCAAGAATATGGGAGAGCTCGTTTACGTGGAGAAAAGGCATAAAGTATTAAAGAGAAGTGAGGTTTTGGGTTTGATTACCCAAACAAGCAAAGGACTTGGAGTTGCGGGAACTCATGGTAAGACAACTACTTCAACAATGCTAGCTTATGTTTTGAGTCAATCGCACTTGAAATGTTCTGCATTTTTGGGAGGAATTTCTTCCAATTTTAATTCGAATGTTTTAGTGGATGCTTCTGCAGATTATTCGGTCATAGAAGCAGATGAATTTGATCGTTCGTTTTTAAGATTGAAACCCTATGCGAGTATTATTACGGCAATGGATCCTGATCATCTAGATATTTACGGCACGGAAGAATTGTTCCAAGAAGGCTTTCAAGAATATGCAAATAAGCATTCGGACAATCAGTTACTCATTTATAAATATAATCTGCCTTTGAAACAAACCGGTTTTAGAGGGATTAGTTATGGAATCAATACTCCGAGTGCACAAGTGAATGGAAGTAATTTGCATTACGAAGATGGAAAATTCATACTAGATATTCAGTTTCAAGACGAGTTGTGGGAAAGTGTTTCACTTGGTTTACCAGGGATTCATAATGCGGAAAATGCCTTGGCAGTTGCAATGATGTGCAGAGAATTGGGACTTTCCGAAGAAGAGATTCGATCAGGATTAAAAAATTTCAAAGGAGTTAAACGAAGATTCGAATATCATTTGCGCACCGAAAAATTGATTTACATAGACGATTATGCGCACCATCCAACAGAGATTGCAGCATTGGTTTCATCCATTCGTTTGCTTTATCCGGATAAAAAAATAATTGGTGTTTTTCAACCGCATCTTTTTTCAAGAACACGTGATTTTGAAGATGGATTTGTAGTGGAGTTATCAAAGTTAGATCAGGCGATTATTATGCCTATTTATCCTGCAAGAGAAGAACCGATTGAAGGAGTAACGAGCGATGAGTTGGTGCGGAAAATTGGAAAAAAAGCCAGTTTAAAAACACCGAAAGAAGTACTGGAATTCATGAGTTCCGTTGATGAAGGTGTGGTTTTAACAATTGGAGCAGGAGACATAGATCGAATAGTACCTGAAGTAGGTAAAATATTAGAGAATAAGTAA
- a CDS encoding Ig-like domain-containing protein: MKRNNLLLLFFITVVYFSSVSQQDITLHHQQIVQLGSGRFFDQGGENGEMPNEYLRATIKAPTGYIHAFFTAIDIPSGSELRIYKGQDTIQLIGLYNGTYKPMDFFGKSFTIVYDPKSSVGTAPGFSGLVQPIPVQDVMEKATLPESDCIGAIPLCSNLTVNTSANQYENTGNVNDDNGSCYSGTGNGGSVWYSFSPQTNGNLDFMINPTGSTDYDFVLWDITAGCANKTQLSCNYSATQGATGLNSSGSSNSQDASGTTNNSLVAVQTTKVYALCINYYGGTNAGFTLGFHNIASTVNIVDNTPPTISSAYSSNCAASTSFTVNFSEYIDCNTLQASDFAIPGYTVTIITTNCVNGKTNSVVLGVSPSMPPGNYSMTVNDMNDLCGNPLNQVYPINTLVTPTANAGPDRVACSTIGFFGIPSYGSVTLTGSGGTSYIWSTGQTGASVSVSPSSSTTYTLTAISGNCSSTDQVNVTVSASPVVNLGPDQTICSGFPVTLNASGGGTYQWQSTTNGGFFGTPTGWANIGGATGSSYTASPTGTIYYQVNVTNAQGCTGKDFIKITIGSGTFGITAPPFVCQGSSVTLTLPGSMTAYTWNQAGTPVGTANTPLTVSPSATTTYTAVSTTVGCTGSASVTVPVHPLGTLTTNVSPASACPGVPVNLTSTAPAETYITQTENFESANSFTFVNGTVNRWYYGTGAAANGTKSIYVGTATGNNNYVTTNFLGLAQSSINFAYKNYTITSYCSPTLSFNWRCNGLGGTSELTIWAVPTTITPTAGTAITATGGNVLLGGPYSGSNAFSNVVLSLANYAGQSVRIVFQWRSEPSLFSPGSPNNSAACIDDVVFTDNTTYSYAWVSSPAGFTASTVNATANPTAATNYTMTATRCDGCPMASSIAVIDCNPLPVGLLEFKGEKKERENKLIWITENEVDLDYFILERSPDGINWEFVTNVDPSGNSNELTHDYSVSDYSFTRDKINYYRLIQKENDGKRVVADKMVSIDNRIQSKVIIGRTNLLGQTISDNQKGLVILIYEDGTSEKVFLQD, encoded by the coding sequence ATGAAACGTAATAATCTACTACTACTTTTTTTTATTACTGTTGTGTATTTTAGTTCTGTATCGCAACAAGATATTACGTTACATCATCAGCAAATTGTTCAACTTGGTAGTGGACGCTTCTTTGATCAAGGAGGTGAAAATGGAGAGATGCCAAATGAATATTTGCGAGCAACTATTAAAGCTCCTACTGGTTATATTCACGCTTTTTTTACAGCGATTGATATTCCCAGTGGGAGCGAGTTGCGAATCTACAAAGGTCAAGACACGATTCAATTAATCGGACTTTACAATGGTACTTATAAACCAATGGATTTTTTTGGGAAATCATTTACAATCGTATATGACCCCAAATCATCTGTCGGTACAGCGCCTGGATTTTCTGGGTTAGTTCAACCAATTCCGGTGCAAGATGTCATGGAAAAAGCTACTTTGCCTGAAAGCGATTGTATTGGAGCGATTCCTTTATGTAGTAATCTTACGGTAAATACTTCTGCTAACCAATATGAAAATACAGGAAATGTAAATGATGATAACGGAAGTTGTTATTCAGGGACAGGAAATGGTGGTTCTGTGTGGTATTCTTTTTCCCCTCAAACGAATGGGAATCTTGATTTCATGATTAATCCAACAGGATCAACTGATTATGACTTTGTGTTGTGGGATATTACTGCTGGTTGTGCAAATAAAACACAGCTCTCCTGCAATTATTCTGCAACACAGGGAGCAACAGGATTGAATTCATCTGGTTCCAGTAATTCACAAGATGCGTCAGGAACCACGAATAATTCATTGGTGGCTGTGCAAACGACAAAGGTTTATGCTTTGTGTATCAATTACTATGGTGGAACCAATGCTGGATTTACTTTAGGATTTCATAATATTGCATCTACCGTAAATATTGTGGATAATACTCCCCCAACGATTAGCAGTGCATATAGTTCGAATTGTGCGGCATCGACATCGTTTACAGTAAATTTTTCAGAATATATCGACTGTAATACGTTACAAGCATCCGATTTTGCGATTCCTGGCTATACCGTTACAATTATTACAACAAATTGCGTCAATGGAAAAACCAATAGTGTTGTACTTGGAGTTTCACCTTCAATGCCTCCAGGAAATTATTCGATGACAGTCAATGATATGAATGATCTCTGCGGAAATCCACTTAATCAGGTTTATCCAATTAATACATTGGTTACACCAACTGCTAATGCGGGACCAGATAGAGTTGCTTGTTCTACTATCGGTTTCTTCGGGATTCCAAGTTATGGTTCTGTTACATTAACCGGTTCAGGAGGGACGAGTTACATTTGGAGTACGGGGCAAACGGGTGCTTCTGTTTCTGTTTCACCAAGTTCAAGTACGACTTATACATTAACAGCTATTTCAGGTAATTGTTCTTCAACGGATCAGGTAAACGTTACTGTTTCTGCTTCGCCAGTTGTTAATTTAGGTCCAGATCAAACGATTTGTTCTGGATTTCCTGTAACCTTAAATGCAAGTGGAGGTGGAACATACCAATGGCAATCTACAACGAATGGTGGTTTCTTTGGAACTCCAACAGGTTGGGCAAACATTGGTGGAGCAACGGGTTCGTCATATACTGCTAGTCCTACAGGAACGATATATTATCAAGTAAATGTGACAAATGCCCAAGGTTGTACAGGAAAAGATTTTATTAAAATTACCATTGGTTCAGGAACATTTGGGATAACTGCGCCGCCTTTTGTTTGTCAAGGTTCATCCGTTACCTTAACATTGCCAGGAAGTATGACTGCTTATACATGGAATCAGGCTGGGACACCTGTTGGAACGGCAAATACACCATTAACAGTTTCACCAAGTGCAACAACAACTTATACAGCAGTAAGCACGACGGTTGGTTGTACGGGTAGTGCAAGCGTAACTGTTCCAGTTCATCCTTTGGGTACTTTGACTACAAATGTAAGTCCAGCATCAGCATGTCCAGGAGTTCCTGTAAATTTAACTTCAACTGCACCAGCTGAAACTTACATTACTCAAACTGAAAATTTTGAAAGTGCTAATTCATTTACATTTGTAAATGGAACAGTTAACAGGTGGTATTATGGAACGGGAGCCGCAGCAAATGGTACAAAATCAATTTATGTTGGAACAGCTACAGGGAATAATAATTACGTAACTACTAACTTCTTGGGTCTGGCTCAATCGAGCATTAATTTTGCCTATAAGAATTATACCATTACTAGCTATTGTAGTCCTACTTTGAGCTTCAATTGGAGATGCAATGGTTTAGGAGGAACTTCTGAACTCACCATTTGGGCAGTGCCAACTACAATTACGCCAACAGCTGGTACAGCGATTACCGCAACTGGAGGGAATGTTTTATTGGGAGGTCCATATTCTGGATCAAATGCATTTTCAAATGTGGTTCTAAGTCTAGCAAATTACGCTGGACAATCTGTTCGTATCGTTTTCCAATGGAGAAGTGAACCTTCATTATTTTCGCCTGGCTCACCGAATAATAGTGCTGCATGTATAGATGATGTTGTATTTACAGATAACACGACGTATAGTTATGCTTGGGTTTCTTCACCCGCTGGATTTACAGCTAGTACTGTTAATGCTACCGCTAATCCAACTGCTGCAACAAATTACACCATGACTGCAACACGCTGTGATGGATGCCCAATGGCGAGTTCAATTGCGGTGATTGATTGCAATCCGCTTCCTGTTGGTTTGTTGGAATTTAAAGGAGAGAAAAAAGAGCGCGAAAATAAGTTGATTTGGATTACTGAAAATGAGGTTGATTTAGATTATTTCATCCTTGAAAGAAGTCCAGATGGAATCAATTGGGAATTTGTTACAAATGTAGATCCAAGTGGCAATTCCAACGAATTAACGCATGATTATTCGGTGAGTGATTATTCGTTTACGAGAGATAAAATAAATTATTACCGATTGATTCAAAAAGAGAATGATGGTAAAAGAGTAGTTGCGGATAAAATGGTCTCTATTGATAACCGTATTCAGTCAAAAGTAATTATTGGTAGAACAAACCTATTAGGTCAGACAATCTCAGACAATCAAAAAGGATTGGTGATATTGATATATGAAGATGGAACCTCGGAAAAAGTGTTTTTACAAGATTAA
- a CDS encoding tetratricopeptide repeat-containing sensor histidine kinase, protein MSKRLPLVFFFLLIIQSLAAQKADLKKLEDLKIKIKQATYYDSSTVFSLGEQFIQLAKKLHKENEIGYIYQYYGSFNYYSNNLKEAKRYYAKSISIGKKTKDYKLINSTKIRLNFLTLDHDILKADNGFKELLKDAKKGNYIENQLEIYNGIGIMYEARLMYDKATESYLKGLRISEKHREKFATGYLLNNLALLKLKAKKYNEAKKDLERALILATETQESRLRLNVLNNLGLVTHQIQDFKGSIIHYKQTVIEAKKIGFPAGIAAAYVNLSSSYLDNKQLNEASRNSDSALAIVQTYRDPMYLITSFIMRGMVSVEQKDFQTAERCIDSVEFYIQSYNDPYFQMELIALQSKLASAQGNFKLAYELERNYSSLSDSIREVSNENEQTRLQTIYGKERLENELSDSKQRNKFLQTKSELKSANYRFTFLVIFSIFLVILGAIYIYNVRKSRKIKSLFSQKLIEQIDEERSRISKDLHDDIGQSLAVVKSKLNLFSTGKITKIDGVDLEIGDILEQTRVLSHQLHPAALEKIGLETALNSLIEKTQSGTDMLCTFEYELNGTNFSIETSSQIYRIIQECISNTIKHAHASALKVTLERKNGELIIQYRDNGIGISDSQDKNGLGLLTIRERTAIIGGRLDLKTGNNKGISLTITI, encoded by the coding sequence ATGTCAAAACGACTACCATTAGTCTTCTTTTTCTTACTAATCATTCAATCATTAGCTGCTCAAAAAGCTGATTTGAAAAAGTTGGAGGATCTTAAGATTAAAATCAAGCAAGCAACATACTACGATAGTTCAACCGTTTTTTCACTTGGCGAACAGTTTATCCAACTCGCAAAAAAGCTACACAAGGAAAATGAAATTGGCTACATCTATCAGTATTATGGGAGTTTCAATTATTATTCAAACAATCTGAAAGAAGCAAAAAGGTACTACGCTAAGAGTATATCAATTGGAAAAAAAACAAAAGATTACAAGTTAATTAACTCAACAAAAATTAGACTAAACTTCCTCACCTTAGACCACGATATTTTAAAAGCAGATAATGGCTTCAAAGAACTGTTGAAGGATGCTAAAAAAGGAAATTATATCGAAAACCAATTAGAAATATACAACGGTATAGGAATCATGTATGAAGCTCGTCTGATGTATGACAAGGCAACCGAAAGCTATTTAAAAGGATTGCGTATTTCAGAAAAACATCGTGAAAAGTTTGCAACTGGATACTTACTAAACAACCTTGCACTTCTAAAATTAAAAGCTAAAAAATACAATGAAGCTAAGAAAGATTTAGAACGAGCATTGATTCTTGCAACGGAAACCCAGGAATCTCGTCTGCGACTAAATGTTTTAAATAACTTAGGTCTAGTAACTCATCAAATTCAAGATTTTAAAGGATCCATTATTCATTACAAACAAACGGTAATTGAAGCTAAAAAAATTGGTTTCCCAGCTGGAATTGCAGCAGCATATGTCAATTTATCATCTTCTTATTTAGATAACAAGCAATTGAATGAAGCATCGAGAAATAGTGATTCTGCACTTGCAATTGTACAAACCTATCGAGATCCAATGTACCTGATTACTTCATTTATAATGAGAGGAATGGTTTCCGTTGAACAAAAAGATTTCCAAACAGCAGAAAGATGTATTGATTCAGTAGAGTTTTACATTCAATCATACAACGACCCCTACTTTCAAATGGAATTAATTGCTCTGCAATCAAAACTAGCCTCTGCGCAGGGAAATTTCAAGTTAGCTTATGAATTAGAACGTAATTACAGCTCCCTTTCAGATAGCATAAGAGAAGTGTCTAATGAAAATGAACAAACACGACTACAGACTATTTACGGAAAAGAACGGCTTGAAAATGAGCTTTCAGACTCTAAACAAAGAAACAAATTTCTTCAAACAAAAAGTGAATTAAAATCAGCCAACTATCGTTTTACTTTCTTGGTCATTTTTTCAATATTCTTAGTCATTTTGGGAGCTATTTATATCTACAACGTTCGCAAATCTCGCAAGATAAAGTCCCTTTTTTCGCAAAAATTGATCGAACAAATTGATGAAGAACGCTCTCGTATTTCGAAAGATTTACACGATGATATTGGACAGAGTTTAGCAGTTGTAAAATCAAAACTCAATCTTTTTAGTACTGGAAAAATTACTAAAATTGATGGTGTAGACCTGGAAATTGGAGATATTTTAGAGCAAACAAGGGTCCTCAGTCATCAGTTACATCCAGCTGCATTGGAAAAAATAGGTTTGGAAACTGCTTTAAATTCCCTGATTGAGAAAACACAATCTGGTACAGATATGTTGTGCACCTTTGAGTATGAATTAAACGGCACAAATTTTAGCATTGAAACGAGTTCTCAAATTTACCGCATCATTCAAGAATGCATTTCTAACACCATTAAACATGCACATGCTAGCGCATTGAAAGTAACACTTGAACGCAAAAATGGCGAACTAATCATCCAATATCGCGACAATGGAATTGGAATTTCAGATTCACAAGATAAAAATGGGCTGGGTCTTTTAACCATTCGAGAAAGAACCGCAATAATCGGCGGGCGGTTAGATTTAAAAACAGGAAATAACAAAGGAATCTCTTTGACAATAACGATTTAA